One genomic window of Glycine max cultivar Williams 82 chromosome 16, Glycine_max_v4.0, whole genome shotgun sequence includes the following:
- the LOC100790317 gene encoding ubiquitin-conjugating enzyme E2-17 kDa isoform X2 produces the protein MALKRINTELKDLQKDPPASCSAGPVVNDMFHWQATIMGPVDSPFAGGVFIVSIHFPPDYPFKPPKVSFRTKVFHPNINSNGSICLDILKEQWSAALTISKVLLSICSLLTDPNPDDPLVPEIAQMYKTNRAKYEATARSWTEKYAMG, from the exons ATGGCCTTGAAACGAATCAACACAGAATTGAAGGACTTGCAGAAAGACCCCCCTGCGTCTTGTAGTGCTG GCCCAGTGGTTAATGACATGTTCCATTGGCAAGCTACAATTATGGGTCCTGTAGATAGCCCATTTGCTGGCGGTGTGTTTATTGTGTCAATTCACTTCCCTCCTGATTATCCTTTCAAACCACCCAAG GTTTCATTCCGCACAAAGGTTTTCCACCCTAACATCAACAGTAATGGAAGTATCTGCCTTGACATCCTAAAAGAGCAATGGAGTGCTGCTCTGACAATATCCAAG GTTCTTCTGTCTATATGCTCTCTATTGACAGACCCTAACCCAGATGATCCTCTGGTGCCTGAGATTGCTCAAATGTACAAGACTAACAGAGCCAAGTATGAGGCCACTGCTCGATCATGGACTGAGAAATATGCCATGGGATAA
- the LOC100820451 gene encoding alanine--glyoxylate aminotransferase 2 homolog 2, mitochondrial — MRVAKERMRDLMRCVSLKSGVILKERLTALKDKYELIGDVRGRGLMLGVELVTDRELKTPAKNETLHVMDQMKELGVLIGKGGYYGNVFRITPPLCFTKEDADFVADAMDLTLSRM, encoded by the exons ATGAGGGTCGCCAAAGAGCGAATGAGGGATTTGATGAGATGCGTGTCTTTGAAGTCGGG AGTCATTTTGAAAGAAAGGCTCACTGCCCTCAAGGACAAATATGAAT TAATTGGTGATGTCAGAGGAAGAGGCCTAATGCTAGGAGTTGAACTTGTCACTGATCGTGAACTTAAAACTCCagcaaaaaatgaaacattGCATGTAATGGACCAAATGAAAG AACTAGGAGTACTTATTGGTAAGGGTGGTTACTATGGAAATGTCTTcagaattacacctcccttgtGTTTCACCAAAGAAGATGCAG ACTTTGTAGCAGACGCAATGGACTTGACCTTGTCTAGAATGTGA
- the LOC100790317 gene encoding ubiquitin-conjugating enzyme E2-17 kDa isoform X1 yields the protein MALKRINTELKDLQKDPPASCSAGMVLSFNCYRTFVCPVVNDMFHWQATIMGPVDSPFAGGVFIVSIHFPPDYPFKPPKVSFRTKVFHPNINSNGSICLDILKEQWSAALTISKVLLSICSLLTDPNPDDPLVPEIAQMYKTNRAKYEATARSWTEKYAMG from the exons ATGGCCTTGAAACGAATCAACACAGAATTGAAGGACTTGCAGAAAGACCCCCCTGCGTCTTGTAGTGCTGGTATGgttcttt CTTTTAACTGCTATCGAACATTTGTTT GCCCAGTGGTTAATGACATGTTCCATTGGCAAGCTACAATTATGGGTCCTGTAGATAGCCCATTTGCTGGCGGTGTGTTTATTGTGTCAATTCACTTCCCTCCTGATTATCCTTTCAAACCACCCAAG GTTTCATTCCGCACAAAGGTTTTCCACCCTAACATCAACAGTAATGGAAGTATCTGCCTTGACATCCTAAAAGAGCAATGGAGTGCTGCTCTGACAATATCCAAG GTTCTTCTGTCTATATGCTCTCTATTGACAGACCCTAACCCAGATGATCCTCTGGTGCCTGAGATTGCTCAAATGTACAAGACTAACAGAGCCAAGTATGAGGCCACTGCTCGATCATGGACTGAGAAATATGCCATGGGATAA